In Oryza sativa Japonica Group chromosome 3, ASM3414082v1, one DNA window encodes the following:
- the LOC4334088 gene encoding pentatricopeptide repeat-containing protein At3g22670, mitochondrial, whose product MRRCGRIFFPPSLKFVSHSGGRLSATRFSTTGFDLPDWFRNPKDDGSCAGLDDEEDDIFVLPTEPNVSDERRSQSSTSRSLSIRPGFPATASHEDAEFEADIDEVSRILSARFASPEAIMIAMDCCSVRVTGCLVDKILTRFSNDWVAAFGFFMWVGTQGGYCHCADSYDLMVDILGKFKQFDLMWGLINQMVEVGGLMSLMTMTKVMRRLAGASRWTEAIDAFHKMDRFGVVKDTKAMNVLLDTLCKERSVKRARGVFQELRGTIPPDENSFNTLVHGWCKARMLKEALDTMEEMKQHGFSPSVVTYTSLVEAYCMEKDFQTVYALLDEMRKRRCPPNVVTYTILMHALGKAGRTREALDTFDKLKEDGVAPDASFYNSLIYILGRAGRLEDAYSVVEEMRTTGIAPNVTTFNTLISAACDHSQAENALKLLVKMEEQSCNPDIKTYTPLLKLCCKRQWVKILLFLVCHMFRKDISPDFSTYTLLVSWLCRNGKVAQSCLFLEEMVSKGFAPKQETFDLVMEKLEKRNLQSVYKKIQVLRTQVTNLKHMESFQ is encoded by the coding sequence ATGCGCCGGTGCGGCCGAATTTTTTTCCCTCCGTCTCTCAAGTTCGTGTCTCATAGCGGCGGCAGGCTCTCCGCGACACGCTTCTCTACCACCGGGTTCGACCTCCCCGACTGGTTCAGGAACCCCAAGGACGATGGCTCATGCGCCGGCTTggatgacgaggaggacgacATTTTTGTGCTCCCGACTGAACCCAACGTCTCGGATGAGCGAAGAAGCCAGAGCAGCACCTCCAGGTCGCTGTCGATCCGCCCTGGCTTTCCTGCAACTGCCTCCCATGAGGATGCTGAGTTCGAGGCCGACATCGATGAGGTCAGCAGGATCCTTAGTGCTCGTTTCGCGTCTCCTGAGGCCATTATGATAGCCATGGACTGCTGCTCTGTAAGGGTCACTGGCTGCCTTGTTGACAAGATCCTGACGAGGTTCAGCAATGATTGGGTGGCGGCATTCGGGTTCTTCATGTGGGTTGGCACTCAGGGAGGGTACTGCCATTGTGCCGATTCATATGACTTGATGGTAGATATACTGGGGAAGTTCAAGCAGTTTGATCTGATGTGGGGTTTGATCAATCAGATGGTTGAGGTTGGAGGCTTGATGTCGCTCATGACGATGACAAAGGTGATGAGAAGGCTTGCTGGGGCAAGTCGATGGACCGAGGCCATCGACGCCTTCCATAAGATGGATCGGTTTGGAGTTGTGAAGGATACAAAGGCCATGAATGTGCTCCTGGACACACTGTGCAAGGAGAGGAGCGTGAAGCGCGCAAGAGGCGTCTTCCAAGAGCTGAGGGGAACAATACCTCCAGACGAGAACAGCTTCAATACTCTCGTGCATGGTTGGTGTAAGGCAAGGATGCTGAAGGAAGCTCTAGACACAATGGAGGAGATGAAGCAGCATGGATTCAGTCCTTCAGTGGTGACTTATACCAGCCTGGTAGAAGCATACTGCATGGAGAAAGATTTTCAGACTGTTTACGCTCTCTTGGACGAGATGCGCAAGAGGCGGTGTCCCCCAAATGTTGTTACATATACCATTTTGATGCATGCACTGGGGAAGGCTGGGAGAACGCGAGAAGCTTTGGATACCTTTGACAAGTTGAAGGAAGATGGTGTTGCTCCAGATGCTTCCTTCTACAACTCCCTGATCTACATACTTGGCAGAGCTGGGAGGTTGGAAGATGCATACTCTGTGGTTGAAGAAATGCGCACAACTGGAATCGCCCCTAACGTCACTACCTTCAACACCTTGATTTCTGCTGCTTGTGACCACTCTCAGGCAGAGAATGCCCTGAAGCTTCTGGTTAAGATGGAGGAGCAGTCATGCAATCCAGACATAAAGACATACACGCCATTGCTGAAGCTGTGCTGTAAAAGACAGTGGGTAAAGATACTTCTGTTCCTAGTGTGCCATATGTTTAGAAAGGACATTAGCCCTGATTTCAGCACTTACACCTTGTTGGTAAGCTGGCTGTGCAGAAATGGGAAGGTTGCCCAGTCTTGCCTGTTCTTGGAGGAAATGGTGTCAAAGGGTTTTGCTCCAAAGCAGGAGACATTTGATCTTGTGATGGAGAAGCTTGAGAAGAGGAATCTGCAGTCAGTGTACAAAAAGATTCAAGTTCTCAGGACGCAGGTAACaaatctgaagcatatggagtCCTTTCAATGA